In Primulina huaijiensis isolate GDHJ02 chromosome 4, ASM1229523v2, whole genome shotgun sequence, a genomic segment contains:
- the LOC140974879 gene encoding uncharacterized protein, with the protein MADHLGDESSRGSVGHWGDQDDCRRHREHRHRRDDPRRSEMYCFIQMGPKPLVGGETLDIAEDWLKRMESCFRAFQCTEEQQMETLGFLLEGRARNGWRSTSAPIVQSRRRVTWADSVQLYFPPALVHANMIELLSLKQGSMSVDEYLPNFFELLPFAPHISGSSEAKYDHFLQDLNQEIFDRVTVCDDPTSYEGLVNQCRQVEINLQRGRSTLSSRPPSTLSPRSQSFKKSGSSSSGSGSRSSGVFRFGKRLVMGCPLDFEDNKLTANLMILEMEDFDCILGIDMLTTYRATVDCYQKLVQFRTTESSSLFFYGEGARPPMPMVSALKACRALESGEEGYLIYAIDSSIGSVDIDDLIVVREFPKVLLDEIPGFPSIREVAFGIELVPGTAPISRAPYCLALSEMRELKQQLEDLLDRGLYSPSVLPWGAPVLFVKNKDGSMRLCIDYRQLNRVTIKNKYSYLVLMTCSISFRVLLCTPRLTCDLVIIK; encoded by the exons ATGGCTGACCACCTTGGTGATGAGAGTAGTCGTGGTAGTGTAGGTCATTGGGGTGACCAGGACGACTGTAGGCGTCATCGCGAGCATCGTCATCGTCGGGATGACCCTAGGCGTTCCGAGATGTACTGTTTCATTCAGATGGGGCCTAAGCCTTTAGTTGGTGGTGAGACTCTCGATATTGCGGAGGATTGGTTAAAGCGCATGGAGAGTTGTTTCCGTGCATTCCAGTGCACCGAGGAGCAGCAGATGGAGACCCTTGGTTTTCTTCTCGAGGGGCGTGCGCGCAATGGGTGGCGATCGACTTCTGCGCCGATAGTCCAATCCCGTCGTAGGGTGACTTGGGCTGATTCCGTGCAGCTATATTTTCCTCCAGCCCTTGTTCATGCAAACATGATTGAACTTCTAAGTCTTAAGCAGGGGAGTATGTCTGTTGACGAGTATCTACCGAATTTCTTTGAGTTGTTGCCCTTTGCTCCTCATATTAGTGGCAGTTCTGAGGCCAAGTATGACCATTTTCTTCAGGACCTTAACCAAGAGATCTTTGATCGAGTCACTGTATGCGATGATCCTACTTCTTATGAGGGGTTAGTGAACCAGTGTCGCCAGGTGGAGATCAATCTGCAGCGTGGTAGGTCTACTCTGTCTTCTCGACCTCCGAGTACTTTGAGCCCTCGATCTCAGTCTTTCAAGAAGTctggttcttcttcttctggATCTGGATCTCGATCTAGTGGTGTTTTTCGCTTTG GGAAGCGTCTAGTGATGGGTTGTCCTTTAGATTTTGAGGATAATAAGTTGACTGCTAATCTTATGATCCTAGAGATggaagactttgattgtattctAGGTATAGATATGTTGACCACCTACCGAGCTACTGTGGATTGTTACCAAAAGCTTGTTCAGTTTCGTACGACTGAGAGCTCTAGTTTGTTTTTTTATGGTGAGGGAGCACGACCTCCAATGCCAATGGTATCCGCTCTAAAAGCCTGTCGTGCTTTAGAGTCGGGCGAGGAAGGCTACCTCATCTATGCGATTGATTCGTCCATAGGTAGTGTTGATATAGATGATCTTATAGTGGTTCGTGAATTTCCTAAAGTTTTACtagatgagattcctggttttCCTTCGATTAGAGAGGTGGCATTTGGCATCGAGTTAGTGCCAGGGACTGCACCAATTTCTCGTGCACCCTATTGTCTGGCTCTGTCAGAGATGAGGGAATTGAAGCAGCAGTTGGAGGATCTTCTGGATAGAGGTTTATATTCACCGAGTGTTTTACCTTGGGGAGCCCCAGTCTTGTTTGTCAAGAATAAGGATGGATCGATGcgactgtgcattgattatcgcCAGCTGAATCGTGTGACGATAAAAAACAAGTATTCATACCTCGTATTGATGACTTGTTCGATCAGCTTTAGGGTACTTCTGTGTACTCCAAGATTGACGtgcgatctggttatcatcaaatGA